Proteins found in one Amycolatopsis aidingensis genomic segment:
- a CDS encoding phosphatidylserine decarboxylase, which yields MSSARPPARHPFAHIVQLARESVPPMHPAGRPFVFGGLAATLLLRKVSRRLGGLAAVGTAATALFFREPRRVPPPRTGLVLSAADGTVARVEEATPPPELGLPAGPRPRVSVFLSVFDVHVQRAPVAGMIERIAYRPGKFLSADLDKASEDNERNSVLLRTAEGHELVTVQIAGLVARRIVCQVTEGEQVAAGQTYGLIRFGSRVEVYLPAGSRVLVAEGQRTIGGETALAELPTPARSAEG from the coding sequence ATGAGCTCCGCCCGGCCACCGGCACGTCATCCGTTCGCGCACATCGTGCAGCTCGCACGTGAGTCCGTACCGCCGATGCACCCGGCCGGGAGGCCGTTCGTGTTCGGCGGTCTCGCCGCGACCTTGCTGCTGCGCAAGGTCTCCAGGCGGCTCGGCGGGCTCGCCGCCGTGGGCACCGCCGCCACCGCCCTGTTCTTCCGCGAGCCACGCCGGGTGCCGCCACCCCGGACCGGCCTGGTGCTGTCCGCGGCGGACGGGACCGTGGCCCGCGTCGAGGAGGCCACGCCGCCGCCGGAGCTCGGCCTGCCAGCCGGGCCGCGCCCGCGGGTCAGCGTGTTCCTCTCCGTCTTCGACGTGCACGTCCAGCGGGCACCGGTTGCCGGGATGATCGAACGGATCGCCTACCGGCCGGGCAAGTTCCTCTCCGCCGACCTGGACAAGGCCAGCGAGGACAACGAGCGCAACTCCGTGCTGCTGCGCACCGCCGAGGGGCACGAGCTGGTCACCGTGCAGATCGCCGGGCTGGTGGCAAGGCGCATCGTCTGCCAGGTCACCGAGGGCGAGCAGGTCGCCGCAGGCCAGACCTACGGCCTGATCCGGTTCGGCTCACGGGTCGAGGTCTACCTGCCCGCGGGATCGCGGGTCCTGGTCGCCGAGGGGCAGCGGACCATCGGCGGTGAGACCGCGCTGGCCGAGCTCCCCACCCCGGCCCGGTCCGCGGAGGGTTGA
- a CDS encoding AIM24 family protein, which yields MQVHTRHTPSFGVARLTLAPGEAVQADSEAMLACSFGIKESRQGRVSARGGGRTVAVFTAPAEGGWIDLAPSHAGDVYPLEFNGRAGWSIARGTVLARPAGIRTDPQWPALRALFGGDSGFLEHYSGSGSLLLACAGPVDAFTLDSAEVITVSPRFLLAYPDAVQCRLRAVDPSGPQSVRTGEGLMLDFAGPGTVLVQARTRVADRQ from the coding sequence GTGCAGGTCCACACCAGGCACACGCCGAGCTTCGGGGTCGCCAGGCTGACCCTGGCGCCGGGCGAGGCGGTACAGGCCGACTCGGAGGCGATGCTGGCGTGCAGTTTCGGCATCAAGGAGTCGCGGCAGGGCCGGGTCAGTGCGCGCGGGGGCGGCCGGACGGTGGCGGTGTTCACCGCGCCTGCCGAGGGCGGCTGGATCGACCTCGCGCCCAGCCATGCCGGGGACGTCTACCCGCTGGAGTTCAACGGCCGGGCCGGCTGGTCGATCGCGCGTGGCACGGTGCTGGCCCGGCCCGCCGGCATCCGGACCGATCCGCAGTGGCCCGCGTTGCGCGCCCTCTTCGGCGGGGATTCCGGTTTCCTCGAGCACTACAGCGGCAGCGGATCCCTGCTGCTCGCCTGCGCCGGTCCGGTGGACGCGTTCACCCTGGACTCCGCCGAGGTGATCACGGTGAGCCCGCGGTTCCTGCTGGCCTATCCGGACGCGGTGCAGTGCCGGTTGCGCGCGGTGGACCCGTCCGGGCCGCAGTCCGTGCGGACCGGCGAGGGGCTGATGCTGGATTTCGCGGGCCCTGGCACGGTTCTGGTGCAGGCGCGGACCAGGGTGGCCGATCGCCAGTGA
- a CDS encoding Uma2 family endonuclease, with amino-acid sequence MAEPLMVSPEFDPLVEFYGMWNTELAEQYLPLPRVHAHKYECLGGYLTMSPYEGAANAYGESRLNRLMFDAVVAAGFVPYLTVNMRFAGDSWIQPDLAVLRESAGGAVWVPAERVVMPVEFVSPGSRRRDRIDKPGLCARAGVPWYLRVEVEAARRAVYVRLDRLVAGEYVEYTVAHDGQRFRITEPFVLDFDPAELLEPQ; translated from the coding sequence ATGGCGGAGCCGCTGATGGTGTCCCCTGAGTTTGATCCCTTGGTGGAGTTCTACGGGATGTGGAACACCGAGCTGGCGGAGCAGTATCTGCCGCTTCCCCGGGTGCACGCTCACAAGTACGAGTGCCTGGGGGGATACCTGACGATGAGTCCATACGAAGGCGCGGCCAATGCTTACGGCGAGTCGCGTCTGAACCGGTTGATGTTCGATGCGGTGGTCGCGGCGGGTTTTGTGCCGTATCTGACGGTGAACATGCGGTTTGCGGGGGATAGCTGGATTCAGCCGGACCTGGCGGTGTTGCGGGAGTCGGCCGGTGGGGCGGTGTGGGTGCCCGCGGAGCGGGTGGTGATGCCGGTGGAGTTCGTGTCGCCGGGGAGCAGGCGGCGGGATCGGATCGACAAGCCGGGGTTGTGTGCGCGGGCGGGGGTGCCGTGGTACCTGCGGGTGGAGGTGGAGGCCGCGCGGCGGGCGGTGTATGTGCGGTTGGATCGGTTGGTGGCGGGGGAGTACGTGGAGTACACGGTGGCGCATGACGGGCAGCGGTTCCGGATTACCGAGCCGTTCGTGCTGGACTTCGACCCGGCCGAACTCCTCGAACCGCAATAG
- the moeA gene encoding molybdopterin molybdotransferase MoeA yields MVRVISVEDHRAAVTKLLGTRQATELALAECAGLVLAGDVTADVALPPFDNSAMDGYAVRSVDVVEATEQQPVELPVTEDIPAGRTDIPALLPGTAHRIMTGAPIPPGADGVVPVERTSGGTDRVSVFAAAAPGAHLRRTGEDVSVGTIALPAGTVLGPAQLGLAAAIGLDRLPVHAPPRVLVVSTGSELVLPPEELRHGQIYESNSIMLDAALRELGCAVRTVRSVADDVPTFLGTIEPLLAGTDLVVTSGGVSAGAYEVVKDALAEVGVTFTRVGMQPGGPQGSGRWNGVPVVTLPGNPVSVLVSFEAFLRPALRAALGHTEVDRTRVRARLTEGLRSPDGKRQFRRGYYTPPDYGGAAQVTGMVGPRGGPGSHLLAAFAMANCLIVLPEQVTEAAEGSEVDVLLL; encoded by the coding sequence ATGGTTCGCGTGATCTCTGTCGAAGACCACCGCGCCGCGGTCACCAAGCTGCTCGGCACCCGGCAGGCCACCGAGCTGGCGCTGGCCGAGTGCGCGGGCCTGGTACTGGCCGGCGACGTCACCGCGGACGTCGCCCTGCCCCCGTTCGACAACTCCGCGATGGACGGTTACGCCGTCCGTTCGGTGGATGTGGTCGAGGCAACCGAGCAGCAGCCGGTCGAGCTGCCGGTCACCGAGGACATCCCGGCCGGGCGCACGGACATCCCCGCGCTGCTGCCCGGTACCGCACACCGGATCATGACCGGGGCGCCGATCCCGCCCGGTGCGGACGGCGTGGTGCCGGTGGAGCGCACCAGCGGTGGCACCGACCGGGTCAGCGTGTTCGCGGCCGCCGCCCCCGGGGCGCACCTGCGCCGTACCGGGGAGGACGTCTCGGTGGGCACCATCGCGCTGCCAGCGGGCACCGTGCTCGGCCCGGCACAACTGGGCCTCGCCGCCGCCATCGGGCTGGACCGGCTGCCGGTGCACGCCCCGCCGCGGGTGCTGGTCGTCTCCACCGGCAGCGAGCTGGTGCTCCCTCCGGAGGAGCTGCGGCACGGCCAGATCTATGAGTCCAACAGCATCATGCTGGACGCCGCGCTGCGCGAACTGGGCTGCGCGGTACGCACGGTGCGCAGCGTCGCCGATGACGTGCCCACCTTCCTCGGCACCATCGAACCGCTGCTGGCCGGGACCGACCTGGTCGTCACCTCTGGCGGGGTCAGCGCCGGGGCCTACGAGGTGGTCAAGGACGCGCTGGCGGAGGTCGGGGTGACCTTCACCAGGGTCGGCATGCAGCCAGGCGGCCCGCAGGGCAGTGGCCGGTGGAACGGGGTGCCGGTGGTCACCCTGCCCGGTAACCCGGTCAGCGTGCTGGTGTCCTTCGAGGCGTTCCTGCGGCCCGCGCTGCGCGCCGCGCTCGGGCACACCGAGGTGGACCGGACGCGGGTGCGGGCCCGGCTGACCGAGGGGCTGCGGTCCCCTGATGGCAAGCGGCAGTTCCGCCGTGGCTACTACACACCCCCCGACTACGGCGGTGCGGCGCAGGTCACCGGGATGGTCGGCCCGCGCGGCGGGCCCGGATCGCACCTGCTCGCCGCCTTCGCCATGGCCAACTGCCTGATCGTGCTGCCCGAGCAGGTCACCGAGGCCGCCGAGGGCTCCGAGGTCGACGTCCTCCTGCTGTGA
- a CDS encoding LytR C-terminal domain-containing protein codes for MSRPARAAGIGLLAVAVAAAVIGGVTVLTSGDSEDTAAPPATSTPAGPSEPGGEPTTAPPTTSAPTGTPTDGTETSTQGTSPSEPGEGQPGDPDGDGPGAQDQQAAAKTVSVRVYNNSKIKGLAHRASDDLRGQGWNVVETANYPHGIIPTTTAYFRPGTPEESAAHALAGTFGMRVEPRFDGIADSSPGVIVIVTKDYAGAGGGGKN; via the coding sequence GTGTCCAGGCCGGCGCGGGCCGCCGGGATCGGCCTGCTCGCCGTTGCGGTGGCCGCGGCCGTCATCGGTGGTGTGACGGTACTGACCAGCGGCGATTCCGAGGACACCGCGGCGCCACCCGCCACTTCCACCCCGGCGGGCCCTTCCGAGCCTGGTGGCGAGCCGACCACGGCGCCGCCGACCACCTCCGCCCCCACCGGCACTCCCACCGACGGGACCGAGACCAGCACGCAGGGCACCTCCCCGTCCGAACCCGGCGAAGGGCAACCGGGCGATCCCGATGGTGACGGGCCCGGCGCGCAGGACCAGCAGGCGGCGGCCAAGACCGTCTCGGTGCGGGTCTACAACAACAGCAAGATCAAGGGCCTGGCCCACCGCGCCTCCGACGACCTGCGCGGCCAGGGCTGGAACGTGGTGGAGACCGCCAACTACCCGCACGGGATCATCCCCACCACCACCGCGTACTTCCGCCCTGGCACCCCGGAGGAGTCGGCGGCGCATGCCCTGGCCGGCACGTTCGGGATGCGGGTCGAACCCCGGTTCGACGGCATCGCAGACTCCAGCCCCGGGGTCATCGTGATCGTCACCAAGGACTACGCGGGTGCCGGGGGCGGCGGCAAGAACTGA
- a CDS encoding GlsB/YeaQ/YmgE family stress response membrane protein, with the protein MGFLAWIIFGALAGWAANLIIGGRERRGQGCIVSVLVGVVGAALGGLLYRLATGKEKTFEFDFASFGVAVLGAIVLLGVLRLVRGAARR; encoded by the coding sequence GTGGGTTTCCTCGCTTGGATCATCTTCGGCGCGCTGGCCGGATGGGCCGCCAACCTGATCATCGGCGGCCGGGAGCGGCGCGGGCAGGGCTGCATCGTCAGCGTGCTCGTCGGGGTCGTCGGCGCCGCGCTCGGCGGCCTGCTCTACCGGCTGGCGACCGGTAAGGAGAAGACCTTCGAGTTCGACTTCGCCAGCTTCGGGGTCGCCGTGCTGGGCGCGATCGTGCTGCTCGGCGTGCTGCGGCTGGTGCGTGGCGCCGCCCGCCGGTGA
- a CDS encoding cold-shock protein has translation MAVGTVKWFNAEKGYGFIESPEGPDVFVHYSAIRADGFRTLDEGDRVEFEVQAGRDGRSQAADVRKL, from the coding sequence GTGGCAGTAGGCACGGTCAAGTGGTTCAACGCGGAGAAGGGCTACGGGTTCATCGAATCCCCCGAAGGCCCCGATGTGTTCGTACACTACTCCGCCATCCGCGCCGACGGATTTCGCACCCTCGACGAGGGCGACCGGGTCGAGTTCGAAGTGCAGGCCGGCCGCGACGGCCGCAGCCAGGCGGCGGACGTCCGCAAGCTCTGA
- the pssA gene encoding CDP-diacylglycerol--serine O-phosphatidyltransferase, whose protein sequence is MARTTPGVRLLPNAITVLALCAGLSAVQFALTGDYLLSIGAIGVAAVLDSLDGRIARLLDATTRMGAELDSLSDSISFGVAPALVLYIWHFGGDRVGWIAALIFAVCMILRLARFNTLLDDTEQPPFATEFFVGVPAPAGGLLVLLPLVLNEEFGDGWWSSEVVVWFWTVGIAGLLISRIPTLSLKTVKAPAKAVAPLLVGVGLLAAAVIQYPLIALAASLVLYLAHLPYAIRRYRWLARHPEAWDVPARERRAIRRAGSSRMRRLGLRRPLRRRVAGAAMRAVRLPRQDGGQPTGTRGPEPAEHAEDQARRRRSWRRIGLRQRTDRR, encoded by the coding sequence ATGGCCCGGACCACCCCCGGCGTCCGGCTGCTGCCGAACGCGATCACGGTGCTGGCCCTGTGCGCGGGGCTTTCCGCCGTGCAGTTCGCGCTCACCGGCGACTACCTGCTCTCCATCGGCGCGATCGGCGTGGCCGCCGTGCTGGACAGCCTGGACGGCCGGATCGCCCGGCTGCTGGACGCGACCACCAGGATGGGTGCCGAGCTGGACTCGCTTTCCGACTCCATCTCCTTCGGCGTCGCCCCCGCACTGGTGCTCTACATCTGGCACTTCGGCGGGGACCGGGTCGGCTGGATCGCCGCGCTGATCTTCGCGGTCTGCATGATCCTGCGCCTGGCAAGGTTCAACACCCTGCTCGACGACACCGAGCAACCGCCGTTCGCCACCGAGTTCTTCGTGGGCGTGCCCGCGCCCGCGGGCGGCCTGCTGGTGCTGCTGCCACTGGTGCTGAACGAGGAGTTCGGCGACGGCTGGTGGTCCAGCGAGGTGGTGGTGTGGTTCTGGACCGTGGGCATCGCCGGGTTGCTGATCAGCCGGATCCCGACCCTGTCGCTGAAGACGGTGAAGGCGCCGGCGAAGGCGGTGGCCCCGCTGCTGGTGGGCGTCGGCCTGCTGGCGGCGGCCGTGATCCAGTACCCGCTGATCGCGCTGGCGGCCTCGCTGGTGCTGTACCTGGCGCACCTTCCGTACGCCATCCGCCGGTACCGCTGGCTGGCCAGGCACCCGGAGGCCTGGGACGTGCCGGCAAGGGAACGCAGGGCCATCCGCCGCGCGGGCAGCTCCCGGATGCGCAGGCTCGGCCTGCGCAGGCCGCTGCGCCGCCGGGTCGCCGGAGCAGCCATGCGCGCGGTGCGCCTGCCCCGGCAGGATGGCGGGCAGCCAACCGGTACCCGCGGCCCGGAACCGGCCGAGCACGCCGAGGACCAGGCCCGGCGACGCCGTAGCTGGCGGCGGATCGGCCTGCGCCAGCGCACCGACCGCCGCTGA
- a CDS encoding DUF3263 domain-containing protein, with protein sequence MDAAESTANSGTPSAPAPAGEPAEGLSSREEAVLAFERQWWKYAGAKEQAIRELFEMSPTRYYQVLNQLIDKQEAMRADPMLVKRLRKLRASRQRTRAARRLGIEL encoded by the coding sequence ATGGACGCCGCGGAGTCGACGGCAAACTCGGGTACGCCGTCCGCGCCCGCGCCCGCGGGCGAGCCCGCGGAGGGATTGTCGAGCCGCGAAGAGGCGGTGCTGGCGTTCGAACGTCAATGGTGGAAGTACGCCGGGGCGAAGGAACAGGCCATTCGTGAGCTCTTCGAGATGTCCCCGACGCGGTACTACCAGGTACTCAACCAGCTGATCGACAAGCAGGAAGCCATGCGAGCCGATCCGATGCTGGTCAAGCGACTACGGAAGCTGCGCGCCAGCAGGCAGCGCACCCGCGCGGCACGGCGGTTGGGGATCGAGCTGTGA
- a CDS encoding AAA family ATPase, producing the protein MTSSQQITLTIRLSPSALDSRRGVVRLHPEVLDALGLRAWDAVQLTGARASAALAAPASAQGSPGVVLADDVTMSNLGVAEGAEVVLRPAEVAAARSVVVAGSRLARTSLTPNTLRPALIGKVLTVGDAVSLLPQDLAPPPGADVSAARSRLAGAIGMTWTNELLTVTATEPDGPVAVGPSTVVSWRDQQATPARDTDPADPPARAGHEEILDAEVLEEEPEEVAPVPVADLAGAEQAARRLTEWLDLAFHRPELLARLGAGTHLGVLLSGPEGVGKATLVRAVAHAERVRVVTLAAPNVAVLQPDAAAARVREAAERAAGNGPAVLLLTDVDALLPAHQPPPVATVVLEQLRAALAKPGCAVVATTAHPESTDPRLRGADLLDRELMLSLPDARTRTELLRIVLREAPVEHGVDFGAIAERTPGFVAADLIALRRDAALRAALRQREAEEPQISEQDLLDALATVRPISMSTSDTLATGGLSLADVGDMTEVKQSLTETVLWPLRYPDSFARLGVAPPRGVLLYGPPGGGKTFLVRALAGTGALNVFVVKGAELMDKWVGESERAVRELFRRAAEAAPALVFLDEIDALAPRRGQSGDSGVSDRVVAALLTELDGVEPMRDVVVLGATNRPELVDPALLRPGRLERQVYVPPPDAGARADILRASARNTPLAEDVDLDAVAASLTGYSAADCAALIREAALTAMRESLEASQVTAAHLASAREAVRPSLDEAQLAVLEAYAGIRQG; encoded by the coding sequence GTGACCAGCTCGCAGCAGATCACCTTGACCATCCGGCTCTCCCCCTCGGCACTGGACAGCAGGCGCGGCGTCGTGCGGCTGCATCCGGAGGTGCTCGACGCCCTCGGCCTGCGTGCCTGGGACGCGGTGCAGCTGACCGGGGCCAGGGCCAGCGCCGCGCTGGCCGCACCGGCGAGCGCGCAGGGCTCCCCGGGCGTGGTGCTCGCCGATGACGTCACCATGTCGAACCTCGGGGTGGCCGAGGGGGCCGAGGTGGTGCTGCGCCCGGCGGAGGTGGCTGCGGCGCGCTCGGTGGTGGTCGCGGGATCGCGGCTGGCGCGGACCTCGCTGACCCCGAACACCTTGCGGCCGGCCCTGATCGGCAAGGTCCTCACCGTCGGGGACGCGGTCTCGCTGCTGCCGCAGGACCTGGCGCCGCCGCCAGGGGCGGACGTGTCCGCCGCGCGTAGCAGGCTCGCCGGCGCGATCGGGATGACCTGGACCAACGAGCTGCTCACCGTGACCGCCACCGAACCGGACGGCCCGGTGGCGGTGGGACCGTCCACCGTGGTCAGCTGGCGGGACCAGCAGGCCACGCCGGCGCGGGATACGGACCCCGCGGACCCACCCGCGCGGGCGGGCCACGAGGAGATCCTGGATGCCGAGGTCCTCGAGGAGGAGCCGGAGGAGGTCGCGCCGGTGCCGGTGGCCGACCTCGCCGGTGCCGAGCAGGCGGCCCGCAGGCTCACCGAATGGCTCGACCTGGCCTTCCACCGGCCGGAGCTGCTGGCGCGGCTCGGCGCCGGAACGCATCTCGGGGTGCTGCTGTCCGGGCCGGAGGGGGTCGGCAAGGCGACCCTGGTTCGCGCGGTAGCGCATGCCGAGCGGGTCAGGGTGGTGACCCTGGCGGCGCCGAACGTGGCGGTGCTGCAACCGGATGCCGCCGCCGCGCGGGTGCGGGAGGCCGCCGAACGGGCCGCGGGCAACGGCCCCGCCGTGCTGCTGCTGACCGATGTCGACGCGCTGCTGCCCGCGCACCAGCCGCCACCGGTGGCCACCGTGGTCCTGGAGCAGCTGCGGGCGGCGCTGGCCAAGCCGGGGTGCGCGGTGGTGGCGACCACCGCCCATCCCGAGTCCACCGACCCGCGGCTGCGTGGTGCCGATCTGCTCGACCGCGAGCTGATGCTCTCGCTTCCGGATGCCAGGACCCGCACCGAGCTGCTGCGGATCGTGCTGCGCGAGGCCCCAGTGGAGCACGGGGTGGACTTCGGGGCGATCGCCGAGCGGACCCCGGGCTTCGTGGCCGCCGACCTGATCGCGCTACGCAGGGACGCCGCGTTGCGGGCCGCGTTGCGCCAGCGGGAGGCCGAGGAGCCGCAGATCAGCGAGCAGGACCTGCTGGACGCGCTGGCCACCGTGCGGCCGATCTCGATGTCCACTTCGGACACGCTGGCCACCGGCGGGCTCTCCCTCGCGGACGTGGGCGATATGACCGAGGTCAAGCAGTCGCTCACCGAGACGGTGCTGTGGCCGCTGCGCTACCCGGACTCCTTCGCCCGGCTCGGCGTCGCTCCGCCGCGCGGGGTGCTGCTGTACGGGCCGCCGGGTGGCGGGAAGACCTTCCTGGTGCGCGCGCTGGCCGGCACCGGCGCGCTGAACGTGTTCGTGGTGAAGGGCGCCGAGCTGATGGACAAGTGGGTCGGCGAGTCCGAGCGGGCGGTGCGCGAGCTGTTCCGGCGGGCCGCGGAGGCCGCACCCGCGCTGGTGTTCCTGGACGAGATCGACGCGCTGGCGCCCCGGCGCGGGCAGTCCGGGGACTCCGGGGTGTCCGACCGGGTGGTCGCCGCGCTGCTCACCGAGCTGGACGGGGTCGAACCGATGCGGGACGTGGTCGTGCTCGGCGCCACCAACCGCCCGGAGCTGGTGGACCCGGCGCTGCTGCGCCCCGGCAGGCTGGAACGGCAGGTCTACGTGCCGCCGCCGGACGCCGGGGCACGGGCGGACATCCTGCGGGCCAGTGCGCGTAACACCCCGCTGGCCGAGGATGTGGATCTGGACGCCGTCGCCGCCAGCCTGACCGGCTACTCGGCCGCCGACTGCGCCGCGCTCATCCGGGAGGCCGCGCTCACCGCGATGCGCGAGTCACTGGAGGCCAGCCAGGTTACCGCCGCACATCTCGCCAGCGCTCGGGAAGCCGTCCGGCCCTCCCTGGACGAGGCCCAGCTCGCCGTGCTCGAGGCCTACGCGGGTATCCGGCAGGGCTGA
- a CDS encoding TIGR00266 family protein, translating to MQVQIRHQPSFAVARLLLAPGEPAQVESGAMLATSYGVHVQSQSQGGVMKGLGRAFLAGESFFISTFTAPQNGGWVDVAANLPGDVQVINLDGRVGWCVTRGCWLASAHGVQTETKWGGFKNLFGGEGGFLTHATGQGQLLVACYGALETVTLQQGEMITIDTGHVVAFADSTQYQVRKVSEGMIQSMKSGEGLVFDFAGPGQVLTQTRNPAALIAWIIPQIPSRR from the coding sequence ATGCAGGTTCAAATCCGTCATCAGCCATCCTTCGCCGTGGCGCGGCTGCTGCTCGCCCCTGGCGAACCCGCGCAGGTGGAGTCGGGCGCGATGCTGGCCACCAGCTATGGGGTACATGTCCAGTCCCAGTCGCAAGGCGGGGTGATGAAGGGGCTGGGCAGGGCGTTCCTGGCCGGGGAGTCGTTCTTCATCTCCACCTTCACCGCGCCGCAGAACGGCGGCTGGGTGGATGTCGCGGCGAACCTGCCAGGAGACGTCCAGGTGATCAACCTGGACGGCCGGGTCGGCTGGTGCGTCACCAGGGGCTGCTGGCTGGCCTCCGCGCACGGGGTGCAGACCGAGACCAAATGGGGCGGCTTCAAGAACCTGTTCGGTGGCGAGGGTGGTTTCCTCACCCACGCCACCGGCCAGGGCCAGCTACTGGTCGCCTGCTACGGCGCGCTGGAGACGGTTACCCTGCAGCAGGGCGAGATGATCACCATCGACACCGGGCACGTGGTGGCCTTCGCGGACAGCACCCAGTACCAGGTGCGCAAGGTGTCCGAGGGCATGATCCAGTCGATGAAGAGCGGGGAGGGGCTGGTGTTCGACTTCGCGGGGCCGGGGCAGGTGCTCACCCAGACCCGTAACCCGGCAGCGCTGATCGCGTGGATCATCCCGCAGATCCCGTCCCGGCGGTGA
- a CDS encoding peptide deformylase — MTVHAIRIAGDPVLHHPTREVETFDEELRALTEDMFETMYAAQGVGLAANQIGFDLRVFVYDCPDDEGVRHKGLVVNPRLEVSEVPETMPDPDDDWEGCLSVPGESYPTGRASWARVTGFDLSGQPIQVEGTGYFARCLQHETDHLDGYLYLDRLVGRHARAAKKMLKHNKWGVPGNSWFPEPASA; from the coding sequence GTGACCGTCCACGCTATCCGTATCGCCGGTGACCCCGTGCTGCACCACCCCACTCGCGAGGTGGAGACGTTCGACGAGGAACTGCGCGCCCTCACCGAGGACATGTTCGAGACGATGTACGCCGCCCAGGGCGTCGGGCTTGCCGCCAACCAGATCGGCTTCGACCTGCGGGTTTTCGTCTACGACTGCCCGGACGACGAGGGCGTGCGGCACAAGGGGCTGGTGGTGAACCCGCGGCTGGAGGTCTCGGAGGTCCCGGAGACGATGCCGGATCCGGACGATGACTGGGAGGGCTGCCTTTCCGTCCCTGGCGAGTCCTACCCCACCGGGCGGGCGAGCTGGGCCAGGGTCACCGGCTTCGACCTGAGCGGGCAGCCGATCCAGGTGGAGGGCACCGGCTACTTCGCCCGCTGCCTGCAGCACGAGACGGATCACCTGGACGGGTACCTGTACCTGGACCGGCTGGTCGGCAGGCATGCCAGGGCGGCCAAGAAGATGCTCAAGCACAACAAGTGGGGCGTGCCGGGCAACAGCTGGTTCCCGGAGCCCGCCAGCGCCTGA